From the Phyllopteryx taeniolatus isolate TA_2022b chromosome 16, UOR_Ptae_1.2, whole genome shotgun sequence genome, one window contains:
- the LOC133466260 gene encoding retinoic acid-induced protein 1 isoform X1, with protein sequence MEQRGETTTKPLSPSPLSHLTPPSLFCFQAVEAMQSFRERTGGYHSNQPCYQQEPHELSRLETYRHPHHAHPQLPHPGPGPGLSRSTYEARSLVNATSMSTATAAGIGGAPKDIYSQPAYPGFPVNGGGNGNGGLASSQAKKKILKFPTPSSGQHLQGHGGYSNPLGPGTYSAQYMGGGHLQQKWEDPAQLTSYEHEMVGRMEAGGAPAPNSSQYMEQNMLGHSQPQCHQPPTPSYPSPHHQSHPTNPSPSPLVYPQSHLHYPQPSPSPSPYIEKCSPMPPCYKGYSMTPTSQYGRQMSNHSNLKQGGYRPSQNSYTYQHSRAYEPQPSLQAMSNPQETHPKYQHFSQPQANYCLSELSVRSPEQYYQTCSPSSSHSPARSVGRSPSYSSTPSPLMTNPESFQYGQPPITPGAASSSSSSSAGHQEQGGSNAMLLPPRSHPSPSVPHAASHSFTNTLQGPTVKERFSEKLLSNPSLWSLNVLTSQVENISNNVQQLLLSETLVANKKSTKRNSGGSNSSSGSAASSRKGEEYKSAYPESAGSVGGGPMQELYSNVQHQRMPMELHEGGYSSSSDEQLERGYFYRSQGRSPAQPPSNTHINVDTVSSCSMTSPDDVSTRSGDSGLHNFAPDPIRCQSVQGGDTTPVKSISEGRSPISLTIPSPIKPDTDSSSDIQQIIEPVKEHFEESAWMEKSADKEAETRPKTPAYEGDVIQPTEREEKWSDEDKCSFLYSQVNKGQAEKDFCYAETVFEGVQRKYDPDSLEQSPAACSDSSHNFVQEIKEAYKSESSIASESSLKTFNPVSDFEQDQYSTEKEDSTDNASPTSQIEKHSKKTESQELIEEDNDEQETDLAERKQYALSHSLSDELRKERGEEENICQSLTSEFMNNRHGSEKPSTDLCNRTENQRPERHSDNELAGVPAHPNVAAAPDASSRESAIGDTAPQPQSAMPVFSALNDNHIDHSDAKVLEPDSPQLPGKSILPSAPSWADTPPSPKKGDEDMEPGLSCSSAVTPLAKPEPVAPSAQPRAFGRKHARGRRKMMLSSVAIRRQLSLERDEEKDEEGDPLASEKTCRPHSKTILFSNQTDLAHQESVVSQATKMFTEGLSSRMCTRSFNAADLPSKGEAHLKRKPGPKPGPKPGLKNGSKTGPKPRSKPAPKLAPKPGPKPGLKSGLKAVSNTPVPAENIEALGKQKPGSKPGLKPPSKPGPKPVSKSSPKPGLKSADALPPTENITIKAPVGRPKGSVSKVKQTQQEEMIPHLTGPQGRGRKNIKTTLSQIHQEIKVINHDEKPPNDIKSQQNDSQNMTLRSRKPSQTKVSKEKEKNMHKDLLTPALTEIGTTDCCKKEERSTKEQSLTPYIVKDIDTPTECPAMLPAETIEEKSMLPLKCQSSMEPSPVPVKKKRGPKPKPKPLQPQAAPLEQVVSTPKEADVPGPRRKRGPPKKESEVPYQPKHTPSNVTESEQGDVPVVPPHCPTRTKVLPPRKGRGQKYEAMVQKITSPSSKKYLPTPQTDINLNDDATTKDFSPHALKDGETAIPVNGAEMMESEAKSRLEGVKHPEGATRKEVKRESEKQEISQGAPVSEDLKQRLLEEDLNDDGPIQEHKPGTMRNVQRAMEAQVDLGPREEWTQQAKALVNADVSTSKSSKRKRWAMVESTDASVVALEAGSLIVTTPRAAKQRAIKNNHEMHLKQKRKRKGQAAPEETEAAKEIKVEATEQQDGIVEETITPSEVPTVPISTDDIKEGPVVGNIELVQKSRRGRKPSANPVKRKRGKSSSEEISDKPVKVYKKPGPKPGMKDALEVIEAVVRAAGCEAEKVEREKQEAEIDTCEKDDPVVGPVVTISEKQTETISVKRFRNKPTQQNPLSFCPYVRMNNSRDFSSWCAIVNKPEDVQVFQRRRKKGILRMKNPFTVAKIVPHTAAMLQGPTVNTALTGRRLMCCLCGKPPNYRDLGDLCGPYYTEDGVPRKLLTIEPTLSPGDVPEKNNKVKGNEEPCTSKSKAEDEAGGEKADNTQESPQAGSSSRHHHWPYRRAERKERTPRKGVPRRIPLRERLKSMKQLQAGLSNNQDGLFQRRQEEAEASEHWAHENCAIWTKGVIMVAGRLYGLKEAADNSAQTNCHKCQIAGASLSCCWRSCSRKYHYVCAKEIGCTFHEDDFSIKCPKHEDL encoded by the exons ATGCAGTCCTTCCGTGAGCGCACTGGCGGTTACCACAGCAACCAACCCTGCTACCAGCAGGAGCCCCACGAATTATCACGCCTGGAGACGTACCGACACCCACATCATGCTCACCCTCAGCTTCCCCATCCGGGCCCTGGCCCAGGGCTTTCGAGGTCAACGTATGAGGCCCGCTCACTGGTAAACGCCACAAGTATGTCTACAGCCACGGCGGCAGGAATCGGAGGAGCGCCTAAGGACATCTACAGCCAGCCAGCCTACCCCGGTTTCCCGGTCAATGGTGGCGGGAATGGAAACGGAGGCTTGGCATCCTCGCAGGCGAAGAAGAAAATCCTCAAATTCCCGACGCCAAGTTCTGGTCAACATCTACAGGGCCATGGAGGTTACAGTAACCCCCTGGGTCCTGGGACCTACTCAGCCCAGTACATGGGCGGGGGCCACCTCCAGCAGAAATGGGAAGACCCAGCTCAGTTGACGTCGTACGAGCATGAGATGGTTGGGCGTATGGAGGCTGGGGGTGCCCCTGCCCCTAACTCCTCACAGTACATGGAGCAGAACATGCTAGGCCACTCCCAGCCCCAGTGCCAccagccccccaccccctcttaCCCCAGCCCCCATCACCAGTCACACCCAACCAACCCTTCCCCTTCTCCTTTAGTCTATCCACAAAGTCACCTGCACTATCCCCAACCTTCGCCCTCTCCTTCACCTTACATAGAAAAGTGCAGCCCCATGCCGCCGTGCTATAAAGGTTATAGCATGACCCCGACTTCCCAGTATGGCAGACAAATGAGCAACCACAGTAATCTGAAGCAAGGAGGCTACAGGCCATCCCAGAATAGCTACACCTACCAACACTCGAGAGCTTATGAGCCACAGCCTTCACTGCAAGCCATGAGCAACCCCCAGGAAACCCACCCAAAATACCAGCACTTCAGCCAACCACAAGCCAACTACTGTCTCTCTGAACTGTCTGTGAGGTCGCCGGAACAGTATTATCAAACTTGCAGCCCCTCCTCAAGCCACTCTCCCGCGCGCTCAGTAGGACGCTCCCCTTCATACAGCTCCACCCCTTCGCCGTTAATGACCAATCCGGAGTCATTCCAGTACGGACAACCGCCCATCACCCCAGGGGCGgcctcgtcgtcgtcctcctcctcagcAGGCCACCAAGAGCAAGGCGGTTCCAATGCGATGTTGTTGCCCCCACGCTCGCACCCATCACCCAGTGTGCCCCACGCAGCGTCTCACAGCTTCACAAACACACTGCAAGGACCCACCGTGAAGGAGCGGTTCTCGGAAAAGCTGCTGTCAAACCCCAGCCTGTGGAGCCTGAATGTCCTCACCTCTCAGGTAGAGAACATATCCAACAATGTCCAACAGTTGCTACTTTCAGAGACTCTGGTGGCCAACAAGAAATCCACCAAACGAAACAGTGGCGGAAGCAACAGCAGTTCTGGAAGTGCAGCATCCTCCAGAAAAGGCGAGGAGTACAAAAGTGCGTATCCCGAAAGTGCTGGCAGTGTAGGTGGAGGCCCAATGCAGGAGCTTTACTCTAATGTGCAGCATCAACGGATGCCTATGGAACTACATGAGGGAGGCTACTCCAGCAGCAGTGATGAGCAACTGGAGAGAGGCTACTTCTACAGAAGCCAGGGCAGGAGTCCAGCTCAACCTCCCAGCAACACCCACATTAACGTGGACACGGTCTCGTCCTGTTCCATGACATCTCCAGATGACGTGTCCACCAGGTCTGGAGACTCAGGATTGCACAACTTTGCTCCTGACCCAATTAGATGTCAGTCAGTGCAAGGAGGAGATACCACTCCGGTGAAGAGCATCAGTGAGGGGAGGTCTCCTATCAGCCTTACAATTCCCAGTCCGATTAAACCTGACACAGACTCATCTTCGGACATACAGCAGATCATTGAGCCTGTTAAAGAACACTTTGAGGAATCCGCATGGATGGAGAAGTCAGCTGACAAAGAAGCGGAGACTAGGCCAAAAACACCTGCATATGAAGGAGACGTAATTCAACCGacagagagagaggagaaaTGGTCCGATGAGGACAAATGTTCATTTCTATACAGCCAAGTAAACAAAGGGCAAGCAGAAAAAGACTTTTGCTATGCGGAGACTGTGTTTGAAGGGGTCCAGAGAAAATATGACCCAGATTCACTTGAACAGTCCCCAGCTGCGTGCTCTGACTCAAGCCACAATTTTGTCCAAGAGATAAAAGAAGCATACAAATCAGAGTCGTCAATTGCTTCCGAGAGCTCACTGAAAACTTTCAATCCTGTGAGTGACTTTGAACAGGATCAATATTCCACAGAGAAGGAGGACAGCACCGACAACGCCTCTCCAACCTCTCAAATTGAGAAACATTCAAAGAAGACAGAGAGCCAAGAATTGATTGAAGAGGACAACGATGAACAAGAAACAGACTTAGCTGAACGAAAGCAGTATGCTCTTTCCCATTCCCTCTCTGATGAGTTGAGGAAGGAACGAGGGGAGGAGGAGAACATTTGCCAGTCATTGACTTCTGAGTTCATGAATAATAGACACGGATCTGAGAAGCCTTCTACAGACCTTTGCAACAGGACAGAGAATCAAAGGCCCGAGCGCCATAGTGACAATGAGCTTGCAGGAGTGCCAGCACATCCAAATGTGGCAGCGGCGCCGGATGCTTCTTCCAGAGAATCGGCCATCGGTGATACTGCTCCGCAGCCCCAATCTGCTATGCCGGTCTTCTCCGCTCTCAATGATAATCACATTGATCACAGCGATGCTAAAGTGCTGGAGCCAGACTCTCCCCAGCTGCCTGGGAAGTCAATACTTCCCTCAGCCCCCTCCTGGGCAGACACACCACCCTCCCCGAAGAAAGGTGACGAGGACATGGAGCCGGGCCTCAGCTGCTCCAGTGCCGTGACCCCCTTGGCCAAGCCAGAGCCTGTGGCCCCATCTGCTCAACCCAGGGCATTTGGACGTAAGCATGCAAGGGGGAGAAGGAAAATGATGCTCTCAAGTGTGGCAATCAGGCGACAGCTAAGCTTGGAAAGGGACGAAGAGAAGGACGAAGAAGGAGACCCCCTGGCCTCAGAGAAAACCTGCAGGCCTCACAGCAAAACTATTCTGTTCTCAAATCAAACTGACTTAGCCCATCAGGAATCAGTAGTGAGCCAGGCAACCAAAATGTTCACTGAAGGCCTGAGTTCAAGAATGTGCACACGCTCATTCAACGCGGCAGACTTACCATCCAAAGGCGAGgctcatttgaaaagaaaaccgGGCCCAAAACCTGGACCCAAACCAGGACTAAAAAATGGATCAAAAACAGGGCCAAAACCGAGAAGCAAACCAGCCCCTAAACTTGCCCCGAAGCCTGGGCCAAAACCTGGACTTAAATCAGGACTAAAGGCTGTGTCAAATACACCAGTTCCAGCAGAAAACATCGAGGCTCTGGGGAAACAAAAACCAGGGTCCAAACCAGGCTTAAAACCTCCATCAAAACCTGGGCCTAAACCTGTTTCAAAGTCGAGTCCAAAACCAGGACTCAAATCTGCAGATGCTTTGCCACCCACTGAAAACATAACCATCAAGGCCCCTGTTGGTCGTCCCAAAGGCTCAGTTTCTAAGGTGAAGCAGACCCAACAAGAAGAAATGATTCCGCATTTGACAGGGCCACAAGGCAGGGGCAGAAAAAATATAAAGACTACACTATCACAAATACACCAGGAGATAAAAGTAATAAACCATGACGAAAAGCCCCCAAATGACATCAAATCACAACAGAATGACAGTCAAAATATGACCTTAAGGTCAAGAAAGCCCTCACAGACGAAAGTatcaaaagaaaaggaaaaaaacatgcacaaagatCTTTTAACACCAGCCCTGACAGAAATTGGCACAACAGATTGTTGTAAAAAAGAGGAACGTTCAACTAAGGAACAATCTCTTACTCCTTATATTGTGAAAGACATAGATACTCCAACAGAATGTCCTGCAATGCTTCCAGCTGAAACTATTGAAGAAAAGTCCATGCTTCCACTAAAATGTCAGTCATCCATGGAACCCTCTCCAGTGCCTGTGAAGAAAAAGAGGGGCCCAAAGCCTAAACCGAAACCACTGCAACCTCAAGCCGCACCACTGGAGCAAGTTGTCTCCACACCTAAAGAGGCAGACGTTCCGGGGCCCAGAAGAAAGAGAGGGCCACCCAAGAAGGAGTCTGAGGTCCCCTATCAACCCAAACATACTCCCTCTAATGTCACTGAAAGTGAGCAAGGCGATGTGCCAGTAGTGCCTCCTCACTGCCCCACTAGAACAAAGGTTCTCCCTCCACGGAAGGGCAGAGGACAGAAATATGAGGCCATGGTGCAGAAAATCACATCGCCTAGCTCGAAGAAATACCTCCCGACTCCTCAGACAGACATCAATCTCAACGATGACGCAACAACTAAGGACTTTTCTCCGCACGCTCTCAAAGACGGGGAGACGGCTATTCCTGTAAATGGCGCTGAAATGATGGAAAGCGAAGCGAAAAGCAGACTAGAAGGTGTGAAACACCCTGAAGGTGCCACAAGAAAAGAGGTCAAACGAGAGAGTGAAAAGCAGGAGATAAGTCAAGGAGCACCAGTGTCAGAGGACTTGAAACAAAGGCTGTTAGAAGAAGATCTAAATGATGATGGGCCAATACAAGAACATAAGCCTGGGACAATGCGCAATGTCCAAAGAGCGATGGAGGCTCAGGTAGACCTCGGTCCTCGAGAAGAATGGACCCAACAGGCAAAAGCGCTTGTAAATGCAGATGTATCTACATCCAAGTCCTCAAAAAGGAAGCGATGGGCCATGGTGGAGAGTACAGATGCCTCTGTCGTAGCTTTGGAAGCGGGGAGCCTAATAGTGACAACCCCGAGAGCGGCCAAGCAGAGGGCCATTAAAAACAACCATGAGATGCACTTAAAGCAAAAGAGGAAACGAAAAGGTCAGGCTGCACCAGAAGAAACAGAAGCAGCAAAGGAGATCAAAGTTGAAGCTACAGAGCAACAAGACGGGATAGTGGAAGAGACGATAACCCCTTCAGAGGTGCCCACAGTGCCAATCAGTACAGATGATATCAAAGAAGGCCCCGTGGTTGGCAACATAGAACTCGTCCAGAAAtcgagaagaggaagaaaaccATCTGCAAATCCAGTTAAGCGGAAACGGGGGAAATCCTCATCCGAGGAGATTTCTGACAAGCCGGTGAAAGTCTACAAAAAGCCGGGGCCAAAACCTGGAATGAAGGATGCCTTGGAGGTCATAGAGGCGGTTGTGAGGGCTGCTGGCTGTGAAGCAGAAAAAGTGGAGCGGGAAAAACAGGAGGCAGAAATAGACACGTGTGAAAAGGACGACCCCGTTGTGGGTCCTGTGGTGACAATATCAGAAAAACAGACTGAGACCATTTCTGTAAAGAGATTCAGAAACAAGCCAACACAACAAAACCCTCTGTCTTTCTGTCCGTATGTGCGAATGAACAACTCCAGAGACTTTTCCTCTTGGTGCGCCATCGTCAACAAGCCCGAGGATGTGCAAGTGTTTCAAAGACGGAGAAAAAAGGGAATTCTCCGAATGAAGAATCCTTTCACGGTTGCAAAGATAGTGCCGCACACCGCCGCTATGCTACAAGGACCCACGGTAAATACGGCTCTAACTGGTAGGCGACTTATGTGTTGCCTGTGCGGAAAACCACCAAACTACAGAGATTTGGGCGATCTGTGTGGACCGTACTACACAGAAGATGGAGTTCCTCGGAAACTGTTGACCATTGAGCCCACACTTTCCCCTGGCGATGTCCCAGAGAAGAACAACAAGGTTAAAGGTAATGAGGAACCATGTACATCAAAGTCAAAGGCTGAAGATGAGGCTGGCGGAGAGAAAGCAGACAACACACAAGAATCACCTCAAGCGGGCAGTAGTAGCAGGCATCACCATTGGCCGTACAGGCgagcagaaagaaaagagaggACGCCACGGAAGGGCGTTCCTCGAAGGATACCACTCCGAGAGAGGTTAAAGAGCATGAAGCAGCTCCAGGCCGGGCTTTCCAATAACCAAGACGGCTTGTTCCAGAGGCGGCAAGAAGAAGCAGAGGCCAGCGAGCACTGGGCCCATGAAAACTGCGCTATCTGGACCAAGGGGGTGATTATGGTGGCCGGGCGGTTATACGGACTGAAGGAAGCTGCCGACAACTCAGCCCAAACG AACTGCCACAAGTGCCAGATTGCGGGGGCGTCCCTCAGTTGCTGTTGGAGAAGCTGCTCTCGTAAATACCACTACGTCTGCGCCAAAGAGATAG